Proteins encoded within one genomic window of Diorhabda sublineata isolate icDioSubl1.1 chromosome 1, icDioSubl1.1, whole genome shotgun sequence:
- the LOC130452559 gene encoding nuclear cap-binding protein subunit 3-like — protein sequence METDKERPNIRIEIQNEKMDVEESENEDGEIVDEEPGQVISVPKNSNRIVFTTGINIFDQEEQRKLQERAKRFALKPDEIHSFTDTDLEDLRESLGITEENENIVRFDTVHLLGTKDMLIEDILEYFAKYAPTEIEFVDEQSCNVKWIENISAARAMFYSSKAVNGMPVREQFHVKDFLENDMEEAPGQSILLKSRTVELKIDDVVPTTEKKFKNGVDISEINVPIPPGYWRMGDKHPKAKCLLLRFAFKTDKKPYGIETFAKYYKKLGMTKAQIDKRREPGGIFDRNKDLPKDKNPWGSLAKNWDQDVNLRETIPNSGEVVEIKNSSLATRLGVKEKVASDNEIEVVEAETTIKKPKGRSMRMRMYADEEEERIKNRKAIQKIKKQTEKLTTEPKDLRAILSMNNYSQPIEIIDLVQDDLGKKLKNRSRQMVVSIERDPWEIHHERKENIRSDIRSVLNKRRERSPIVERRPVRYRDRSPIRMYESPLRRRSPVNRRHRSPERTVRYNRYARYLDEGHGSDDDSRRTSKPKSKVAVVIKKQKKPTVASTIWSRVHESESEESSSGSEETSKSESEEESSSSSEESQSESESESSSSEETSMGIRRPGFEYNGMKMNPSRLKITMSNDRYKR from the exons ATGGAGACCGATAAGGAGCGTCCAAATATAAGGATAGAAATTCAGAATGAGAAGATGGATGTTGAAGAATCTGAGAATGAAGATGGCGAAATTGTGGATGAAGAACCTGGACAAGTAATTTCT gttccaaaaaattcaaatagaattgTATTTACTACTGGAATAAACATATTTGACCAAGAAGAGCAAAGAAAACTACAAGAGAGGGCTAAAAGATTTGCTTTAAAACCTGATGAAATCCATAGTTTTACAGACACAGATCTAGAAGACCTAAGAGAAAGCCTAGGAATTACAGAAGAGAATGAGAATATAGTCAGATTTGACACCGTTCATTTATTAGGTACAAAAGACATGCTAATAGAAGatattcttgaatattttgCAAAGTATGCTCCTACTGAGATTGAATTTGTGGATGAACAAAGTTGTAATGTAAAATGGATAGAAAATATATCTGCCGCAAGAGCCATGTTTTATTCTTCCAAAGCTGTTAATGGTATGCCTGTAAGAGAACAATTCCATGTTAAAGATTTTTTGGAGAATGATATGGAAGAAGCACCTGGGCAGAGTATTTTACTTAAAAGTAGAACAGTTGAACTTAAAATTGATGACGTTGTACcaactacagaaaaaaaattcaaaaatggtGTTGATATTTCag AGATAAATGTACCTATACCACCAGGTTATTGGAGAATGGGTGACAAGCATCCAAAAGCCAAATGTCTGTTATTAAGATTTGCTTTTAAGACTGACAAAAAACCATATGGAATAGAAACTTTTgccaaatattacaaaaaacttgGTATGACAAAAGCACAAATAGATAAAAGAAGAGAGCCTGGAGGTATATTTGATAGAAACAAAGATCTACCTAAAGATAAAAATCCTTGGGGTAGTTTAGCTAAAAATTGGGACCAAGATGTTAATCTTAGAGAAACTATACCTAATTCCGGAGAAGTTgtggaaattaaaaattccagTTTAGCAACTAGGTTGGGTGTTAAAGAAAAGGTGGCATCAGATAATGAAATAGAAGTAGTTGAAGCAGAAACTAcgataaaaaaaccaaaag gcAGATCTATGAGAATGCGAATGTATGCTGATGAAGAAGAGGaacgaataaaaaatagaaaagcaattcaaaaaattaaaaaacaaaccgAGAAACTTACCACAGAACCAAAAGATTTGAGAGCAATTTTAAGTATGAATAACTACAGTCAACCTatcgaaattattgatttgGTTCAAGATGATCTCggtaaaaaactgaaaaatag ATCTCGACAAATGGTTGTTTCCATTGAAAGAGATCCCTGGGAAATCCACCacgaaagaaaagaaaatattaggtCAGATATCAGATCAGTGTTGAATAAGAGAAGAGAAAGGTCACCGATTGTTGAAAGAAGACCTGTAAG GTATAGAGATAGGAGTCCAATCCGAATGTATGAATCTCCCTTACGAAGAAGATCGCCAGTTAACAGAAGACATAGGTCGCCAGAACGTACAGTTAGATATAATAGATATGCTCGATACCTGGATGAAGGCCATGGTTCGGATGATGATTCTAGAAGAACATCAAAACCCAAAAGTAAAGTAGCAGTCGttataaaaaaacagaagaagccAACGGTTGCTTCGACGATTTGGTCGAGGGTACATGAAAGTGAAAGTGAAGAAAGTTCGAGCGGTAGTGAAGAAACATCTAAATCGGAATCTGAAGAAGAGAGTAGTAGTTCTAGCGAGGAGAG tCAATCAGAATCTGAAAGTGAGTCTTCATCTTCAGAAGAAACATCTATGGGAATTCGAAGGCCAGGTTTTGAATACAATGGCATGAAAATGAATCCAAGTCGTTTAAAAATAACCATGTCGAATGATAGGTACAAACGATAA